The DNA sequence CGAGCTTAACGAACGAACCGAACTTTAACCAAACACGAACCGAACTCGAGTCGAACACCTTAAAAGTTCGGTTCAGTTCGTTAAAATTATCGGACAAGAAATGTTGTTCGAACTCGAGTTCGATAAGCTTATCGGACGAGCTTATCAAGCTCGAACTCGAACGAACCAGACTAGCTTAACGAACAACTCGGTTCGTTTACGGCTCTAATACTCATTACATGGAAATGACCAAGTCTTGACTAATTGCCTATATTAGAGCATCTCCAAGGGTAACATCTAAAACTGTTAGCTAAAACATAGCTAAAACATGGTTAGCTAAAATTTTACTGAACCTATAAGCATTTTTTGCTACAATACAATGGCATTAACTATAATCATTAGCTATATTCATAATATTActctttttattaattttaaatatagaAATAAAAAAGTTTTATTATTTCCTTTTTTGAAAAGGAGTTTAATTAATTATGTTTTTTATTCGtggaaataaaataatatatttgataaaaagatatttattataatattataacatttttatatttatatcaatattttaaagtaaacattataaaataaaaatgagaaATTATTATGAACATTACttacatataaaataaaatatatgactaaaacatatattaatatattagaatttttataaatttagttaACAATAAAATAACTTTATCACACTTAATATTACataacattttttttataaataaaaatacaagCAGTACATCTATAAATCTATACATATACCTAATAATTATGAAGATATATACATCATTttcatattataatattatatatttaaatcttAAATATGTTATAAAAAATACAAATAATAAAATTTAGAATAAAATTTAGGCTACATTAGAGTTAATATAGGGCCGAGATGACTTGGAATATTATACATGCTTATTTTTGGTTATCTAAATTTCTATCTAACAGGCCTTTGTTTTATTTTTTACATATTAGATATAATAGGGTGATACACAAATATTATAAGTAACGGGCGAAGAACTTGGAGTACCTTTCTAAAATATGCGTTTTTGGTAAATCAGATATTGAGTAGCCAAGCCATTATTAAAATTAAGTGACGTATTAGCTTGAGGACCTGGTCATTTGAAAGTGAAATTTAGAAAATTTAATATTAGTGTCCCCCAACTTGGAATTAGGCCAAATACTCATGGATTATAGTAATTTGGAGAATTATATCTTGGTCTACCACTACCTTTATGGTCGTTGTAATGCCTATATATAATTCATACTTGCCAGTCCATATTTGCAACTAAGTTTGTACTTTCATATTGGTTACTGTCCATCTTCAAACAGGTACTAATATAGTTAACTCCTTTGAGGCTTTTCACGAACATACAGCTAATTAGTACGTAACTGGATTCTGTTGATTGACGTACTAATTAGCTGTACGTTTAAAGATAATCGAGTTACTGCTGTATGTACAGATGTAACTTGATCATCCAGAGGCTCGATACGATTACATTTTTTTTTGGTTTGATTTTCTGTGTATGTTTTAGTTATTGTGTACTGATAATGTGCGATGTTAACTTAATGTTCAGACACGATGAAGGGTTGGTGGAGAATGATTGTGGCAGTGGTGGCACTGGCACTGGTGATTCAATCGGTTGTGTCTCAGCAACCAAATGCTCCTCCGTTAAATTCAGGGTGCAGTCAATACAATGCAACCAACACACTCGAATTTTTTAGAAATCTCAACACGACCTTGGCCGACCTCAGACGAGAAATAACAGTAAATAAAACATACTTTGGCACTCAACAACAGGCCAGGACTACCAATCCAGTATACACTATGTTTCAGTGCAGAAAGTATCTTTCCACCGCAGACTGCGCCTCTTGCTTTGATAAGGCTGCTCTTGACATTCGCAGTATCTGCAGATTGGCCAACGGTGCTCGTGTTATCTATGATGACTGCTTCCTCAGGTACACTTATTGTTTTATAACATCATTCAATTGATTATGTTCGTGATGCCTAACATCAATATTTGCTTATTTACAAGGTTTTTTAACtaagaaaatgaaataaaacaTGGACTTGTACAatttcttttgactttgtttaacTCTGTCAAAATTTTAAACTATGTCCTGCACTCCATAAAATGATTTTATTACACAATCTAATAAATAAAATCACTACAAATTCAATGTTTCTCTTATCATTTTCTTTCAACTTGATCAAGCACTGATCAGTTACCAGGGCACAGATTTTCTCACGCATAGTCAAATATTTTGTTGGATGAAGGTACGAGAGCAATGGATTTTACAGTACTGCTACTGCTTTAGGCAATACAGGACGATGTAACAATGATACTATAAGAAATAGCACGGCAGCAAATTTTAATGTAGCAGCTGGAGAAGTACTAAGCAATCTATTAATTGCGACTCCTAAGATACAAGGTTATTATGCTGCAACCACAGAGCAAGTTTTGGGTAGTAACACAACGGTATATGCTATGGCGCAATGTGCTGAAACAGTGAGTGAGTTTGAATGCCAGAATTGCATGAATGTTGCTTTTGAAAACATCAAGAGCTGTCCTCCTCGTTCTGGGGCAAGAGCTATTGATGCTGGTTGCTTTATGAGATATGCAAACACCCCTTTCTTTGCAAGCAACCAGACAACAAATCTTAAGAAGTACTTGAATGCAGGTAAGTCAACCTCTAGCAGTTCTTTTCGCATTTTTCACTTAAAGACGCATGTTGGTATgtaaatttctaaaattactcTTATTTCTAATACTCAGGAGGATCAAGCAATAAGAAAGCAATCATTGGGGGTATTGCTGGTGGTGTAGGCCTTCTGTTGCTCCTACTTGCTTTGGTTGTATGGtatcttttattaaataataaaaaggTAGCTGAAAGAGGTAATTAACTGGCGTGATTTTTTCGTTAGTACAAAAGATCACTAGATTTGTTCTGTAGAATTAGTCTTTTCGACATATGTATGTCAAGAGTGTCTTCTGTATAAAAATCAATTCAGTATCTTATTAGAATCGTCGAATTATATTGACAATTTTGTATAAACAATGACTAACGAATATTTTTTGTTATCCTTCCATACCAGGCCATATACTGGGGTCAACTGAGCTGCAGGGACCAGTTACTTACAATTACAAGGAACTGAAATCAGCAACTAAAAATTTTAGTGAAGAATATAAATTAGGAGAGGGAGGTTCCGGAGATGTATACAAGGTAATATAGAATAACTATTTCGTTTTTGAAGATTCTGTTTTGCCAAGCCAGAAATCGCAAGGTTACATTTTCCTTGTTATAATATCGAGCAGGGAATCGTAAAGAGTGGAAATATAGTTGCAGTCAAGAGACTGGCTCTAAGTACTACAAAGGCAAAGGCATCATTTGAGAGCGAAGTCAGGCTTATTAGCAATGTCCATCATCGAAATCTCATTCGTCTGCTAGGATGTAGCAGCAAAGGACCAGACCTACTTCTTGTCTACGAATACATGGAAAATGGTAGTCTTGACAGATTCTTATATGGTGAGTTTGCAAAACAATGTTACTGATGGATATTTGTGAAACACTGCACAAATCCGTTTCGCAGAAAGCATGTGAATGTCTAAAATACATTAAACTTTATCTTTTACAGGTGGCAAACGGGGCACTCTCAACTGGAAgcaaagatttgatataatatttGGAACAGCTAGGGGTCTTGCCTATCTACATGAACAGTTCCACGTTCGTATCATACATCGAGATATTAAGCCCGGAAACATTCTACTAGATGATGAACTACAACCTAAAATTGCTGATTTCGGGTTGGCAAGGCTTTTACCTGAGGATCAAAGTCATCTCAACACAAAATTTGCTGGGACTCTGTAAGTCAAATTAAAACCAGTGATGAACTTCGTGTGATTACTTGTTTTATTGTTTCAAAATCTTATAAATTTGGGTGATGGTGGATCTAATGCTGAGCTTTATAATGCTGCAGGGGTTATACAGCACCAGAGTATGCACTTCAAGGGCAGTTATCTGAGAAAGTAGATACCTACAGCTTCGGTGTTGTGGTCCTTGAAATTGTAAGTGGCCGTCGCTGCAGTGACACAAATATTGAGTCCGACACTGATTTCCTCCTCGAATATGTAAGTTTTTATGTTCATTGAAATTTACATATGTAATTTCTAATTTACGAAATTCTTAGATATCTCTACTCACTGGCAATACAATGATTCAGAAACTTGGCTGATTTCATTTTTTTATGAAAACTTTTAAATTCGTAAACGTTATGCATTGGTCTTCAAAAGATTTCCCAGTTATTGAGAAATACAATTTATACTCACATAGTACAGATTTTCCAATTACAGTTCATGTTATACTTTTAACCTAGGCTGTTTTATAACTGTGTATTAAAGTTGTACTGGTACCATATTATATTAGGCCTGGAAGCTACATGAGAGTGATATGCATTTGAAGTTGGTTGACGATACACTAGACCCCAATGATTTTACAACAGAAGATGCCAAGAAGATGATAGAAATCGCGCTAATGTGCACCCAGTCACCAGCTTCTCTAAGGCCAACAATGTCAGAAGTTGTTGTTTTGCTATTAAGTGATGACCGGTCACTCGAGCAAAGACCGCTAAGCAAGCCTACCTTTGTCCATTCAGAAAATAGAATCCGTGATGACTCATCTAGTACTCCTCCACAATCAATTTCGAATGCCACTGCTACTTTGTCAGAATTTGTAGGTCGTTAGCTATGTACATGGTGTAAAAAGAGTTGGCTCTAAATCCCCATGTCATGTTTTCTGTTACTGTATGTTGTGTATTACTTGAAAGGATCTTCTGGCTCAATCCAAGGGAGATTATATCTTTGAGTGAATACAATAATTAAGGCTCCCGCATCTAAACAAAAGAGTAATGCTAGGCTCCCAAATCTTTAAACTCTATGTATGACGCGTTGTAGAGAATAGTTGTATGACAAAGAACAGACAATGTGTGTGTACATTTTTTTCCTCACTAAGTATTGAAATATTGTTTGCCTTGTAAATTCTTTAAAATTTCAAGCTTTGTTATGAATGTGTGTAACAAAGTTACAAAACCGTTCTAGTGTTGGGCGATGAACACACTTTGAGTCGGACTTTAGTATAATTTCATTAGTTACACCGACTGTGATGATATTAATACAACAATGTAAAAGGGGTTGCAACCTGATAATTTATACAAGTTCCTAAATCATGAAACAAGTGAGACGATATTATGACACAAAGCATGAAGATGTGGTGTTCAATAGCAGTGCTAGTAGTATCAAAATAATCACAATTCAAAAACTATTGTGTACTAGAATTGCTAGCTCACTTGATATGTTAAACTGTGTTTATTTGTTGGTTTGGATGTCAAGGTTGAGTGACATCTCACATTGGAAAGATAAGTAATCTTGAATACCTCTATAAGCACAATTCAACAACTAATGTGTACTAAAATTGCTAAGCCCATGCACTTGGTCTGTTAAACTGTGTTTAGTTGTTGGTTTGGACTTGGGGTGCATCACTACAACCTATTGCTTGTAGTGTATCTGTCTTAGGAAAAGAAAAACAGAACCACCTTTTATTCCGCTGCAATTATCTACTATCTATCATATCTACTATCTACTATATCTATTATACCAGAACATCACATTTAGTCCTGAGCAAATTAATTCAGGGTTTTTTCTTAACCAAATCTAATCATGTTTTCTTTAACTCCCCATTTACCCAGATTAAAATCGGGCTGTTTCCAACGTCTGCCTTCTGATTTCATCTTCCTTTTTGGACTCGATTTGCATGCTTCAGGTGAGTTCGGTGCGGCATGGCATTCGCTCAGACAGAGGGCTGATTTCCCTCTGTCAACTCTACACAGGTGCGGAATCTTTCAAGCCATGTCTGCTTGCCCCAAGGTAATAAAAATTGCCCCTTTATCCATGAACATTCTTTGGGGGTTTGAAATTTCCGAGCAAGAACGAATTGGCATATTTCTCAAAGCTAATGGTGGGCACTGATTAAGATTATATTTTAGAATTagcaaaaaaaatattatattttagaAGGCTGTATTTCATGTTTATATATATTTCATGTTACATATCATATAGGAAATATTTATGATCGATTGATTGctaaaaaaattgtatttttagCATAAAGCTACCATTTGATATGTAAAGTGGAGCTGCAGAAAGCACGGGCAGAAAGAAGCTTAGGAATTGTTTGTGGCAAGGCAGGAACTTGTATCTAAAGTTCAGGTTATGACGCAGGATCTTGAGAAAGCTCATGTAGATATGCAGCAGGTTCTCAGTCTGATGACCGAACTGGAGAACCTTCAACATGAATATAGGTGGAGTAAGGGTGCATTGCAGGTACTTATGCAGGTTCACTACAATGACCGTTCTTATTAAAAACTGTATCGAAATCTAGGCATATGAATCCCTATAAGCTGAACAGTGAGCTCAAATTTCATTTTACTGGATCCTGATTTTTGAAAATGGTCAGTGCTTATTTCTTTGTTAATTAGAAACTTCCTTTTACTGGATcctgatttttgaaaatttcatTTTACTGGATCCTGATTCTGCAAATATTGACAGGAGAACTGGTAAGTGTACTCCACAACATTGTTAAATATGTAGGATCTTATTACAACTTGAGCGTCGTCCTTTGCATCAAGGAAATGATCCAGGTGAAATATATATATGTCTCTCTATTCttttttgaatatatatatatatatatatgcccTTTTTCGGAAGTACTCATGGTTCTTCTCCACAGTACCTGAAAATGTACAATTATTTTAACAATGTTACCGTGGCCAATATTTTGCAGGGCTTCACCCTCGTTGATGAAGCAGTTGACAGCTGCTTTATTCGAAGTGTTGAATACTTTAATTGCAACAGCTGTTTTCTTCCTCCCAGGTATCCCAATGTTGTTTAGAGCAAGTTCTCCTTTGTACAAGGATCCAGAACCACCCTCGCTAACTAAATTGGTCCTTGAGAACCCTTAGTTACTTGACGGAGTAGCTCATATGTCACATTCATTACCTTTGTATTACCTTAGCAATATGTGGAATTTATAACTGATGGCAAGAACTAGTATAGAACCTAAACTTGCATCCAAGACCATTTCTGTCTATGTGATCCTTTGTGTTTATGTGATTTATCACTACCGCGTTTTGGTTGCAGGAACTTAAGTATAAAAGAGTTGCAGATTTTAATCTGAAAAAACTTGTTCTCAATAATTCACACAACTAACTCACACGAAAGAGATATAAACTCACACCTGTATTTCACTCAAAATGATTATATaaaacttgatgattacaaagCTTGAAAGAGTGTCCTCCACAGAACCTACTAGAATATAATTTAATATGCAACTCCCTAGGTACATGAAAAACTAAAGGTCATGAACTCAAAAGACCATGAACTCAAAAGTCTTGAACCTCGAAGGTCTATTCTAGGTGATTCCAAGAACATtctatattattaaaataataatcaaAATTTAGCTTATAATTATTTCAACATCCTCCCTTAAGCTAAACTTTTTCTCATGCTGAGTTTATTCTTCAACTCCTTAAAAATGTCGGGCCTCAAAGATTTCGTAAAGATATCATCAATTTGGTCTAGTGACTTGCAATGTTGAATCACAACTTCTGTTTTCTTCACCAAGTCTCGGATAAAATGATATTTGATTCTTATGTGCTTGCTCTTCCCATGAATACTGGATTTTCCTTGAGTGCTATAGCTGACTTGCTATCACAACAAATAATTGGACTTTCCTTAGCGGCATGCTTGAGGTCCTCCAACACCCATGTGATCCATAATGCTTGACAACTAGCTAATGATAAAGAAATATATTTCGCCTCCGCTGTTAAGAGAACCACAACTTGTTGTTTTTTTGACATCCATGTGATTGCGCAAGAGCCAACAAAGAAAATATTCCCCGAAGTACTTTTACTATCATCAACACTTCCGGCCCAGCCACTATCACAATATCCAAGCACCTTAGAGTCATTTGCCTTTTAATAATAAAGTCCATCTCTAAGTGTTCCACGAACATACCTCAAGATTCTTTTTTCGGCCTCCCAATATGACTTCTTTGGTTGCTCCATGAATCTACTAATCAAACTAACACCATATGTGATATCCGATCGAGTGGTGGTCAAGTACATCAAACTCCCACCAAGACCTCTATATAATGTAGGATCAACAAATTTAGAATCATCATCCTTACTTAATTTCAAGCCAACTTCAACGGGAGTACTACATTGTTTCGCCTCTTCTATTcgaaatttcttcatcaaatcccTTGCATACTTTTCATCTTGCTTTACCTCAATACCAAGAAAGTAGTGAAGTAATCCCAAATCGGCCATCTCAAATTCTTGCATCATATTCTTCTTGAATTCTTCAATATCATCATGATTATTTCCCGTAAAAatcaaatcatccacatataagCCAATGATTAGAATTTTATCTTTGTTCTCCTTGATGTAAAGTGTATGCTCAAATGGACACCTTTCGAATCCCATCTCTATAAAATACTCATCTATGCGACTATACCATGCACGCGGGGCTTGTTTTAAACCGTACAGAGCCTCCTTCAACCGATAGACTTTATTTTCTTCATTCTTCTTCACATAGCCCGGTGGTTGATCAATATACACCTCTTCTTGTAATTCGCCATTCAAAAAACGGATTTGACATCCATTTGGTGAACTTGCCATATATTTTGCGCAACCAAAGAAAGTATCAAACGAATTATTTCAAGGTGTGCCACGGGAGCAAAAACTTCTTTGTAATCAACACTATACTTTTGTTTGTAACCTTTAACCACCGATCGCGCCTTATATTTCTCAACTTCACCTTATTgaaataaccccaatttttggaatttttgaaacccttttgaatagtgttttgctgattatgctgaataagaaaacttttcatgccacactatgtaggggttcttttattgatcttctgggatattattagtactctatgtggtatataagtgtatgtaaagatcgtcagaattcaaatctgaacactttgatttttcccgaaaatccaccagatacggaaagaattgagtataaggtaacaggataaaaaggatttaaattcaaggattataagagaggatcataaaaggaatataatgtattgagaaaggttaaggaaacccaagtaataagatcccgggtgtgatccctcaaacgataaacgaaaacgaaagttaagcgaaccgtataacagatcagcggtcattagccaagtaattagaagctaatcaaagaggttagtggggatgatgtcatcaaaccaataagaagaggacaaaggtaggagggtgacatcacatggtgacataagcatgaccaagcaaagtgtgttgttggttgaattagaaccacacaaaagttaccatggtaaaaggtaataaaacaaaacaaaacaaatcaaaatcaaccaaccaacaaatcatttcaccaaaacacaaagttatttcaccattcttcatctttgctctcgcctttcaaggaaaaagcaaggaagaaaaatccaaagtccaagctccactcaagcataaattccatggtctgttttatggattctacatttcataacttagcttgggtatgattttaagctcttgattcaaatggattcatagtaattaattcaccaaagattagggtgaa is a window from the Apium graveolens cultivar Ventura chromosome 1, ASM990537v1, whole genome shotgun sequence genome containing:
- the LOC141665154 gene encoding cysteine-rich receptor-like protein kinase 44, coding for MKGWWRMIVAVVALALVIQSVVSQQPNAPPLNSGCSQYNATNTLEFFRNLNTTLADLRREITVNKTYFGTQQQARTTNPVYTMFQCRKYLSTADCASCFDKAALDIRSICRLANGARVIYDDCFLRYESNGFYSTATALGNTGRCNNDTIRNSTAANFNVAAGEVLSNLLIATPKIQGYYAATTEQVLGSNTTVYAMAQCAETVSEFECQNCMNVAFENIKSCPPRSGARAIDAGCFMRYANTPFFASNQTTNLKKYLNAGGSSNKKAIIGGIAGGVGLLLLLLALVVWYLLLNNKKVAERGHILGSTELQGPVTYNYKELKSATKNFSEEYKLGEGGSGDVYKGIVKSGNIVAVKRLALSTTKAKASFESEVRLISNVHHRNLIRLLGCSSKGPDLLLVYEYMENGSLDRFLYGGKRGTLNWKQRFDIIFGTARGLAYLHEQFHVRIIHRDIKPGNILLDDELQPKIADFGLARLLPEDQSHLNTKFAGTLGYTAPEYALQGQLSEKVDTYSFGVVVLEIVSGRRCSDTNIESDTDFLLEYAWKLHESDMHLKLVDDTLDPNDFTTEDAKKMIEIALMCTQSPASLRPTMSEVVVLLLSDDRSLEQRPLSKPTFVHSENRIRDDSSSTPPQSISNATATLSEFVGR